The proteins below are encoded in one region of Halorhodospira halochloris:
- the lpxK gene encoding tetraacyldisaccharide 4'-kinase has protein sequence MPAFWYTDSFTSRALIPAAGLYGAITSLRRKAYRRGWLESLPAQVPVIVVGNITVGGTGKTPLVAWLVERLREQGWRPGIVSRGYGSSAGKGPVRVKPASSADEVGDEPLLLARRTAAPVYVGADRPAAVAAAATQAGCDIVVSDDGLQHYRMQRSMEIAVIDGERRLGNGRLLPAGPLRERAQRLDEVDLVVVNTAEPSEEEVSFSLTPGRPQPVIKGGACWPGGPAHAVAAIGNPQRFFRTLAQLGIEAEEHPFADHHKFGANDLAFADNGDSKPIIMTEKDAVKCANLPQSDRCWYLPVVVEPSSELAEKVDAQLHKQSTSY, from the coding sequence GTGCCCGCCTTTTGGTATACCGATAGTTTTACATCTCGGGCGCTTATCCCTGCTGCCGGATTGTATGGTGCAATAACTTCTCTGCGGCGTAAGGCCTATCGGCGAGGATGGCTGGAGAGCCTGCCGGCGCAGGTGCCGGTTATCGTAGTGGGCAATATAACAGTCGGTGGCACTGGTAAGACCCCCTTGGTGGCGTGGCTGGTTGAGCGTTTGCGTGAGCAGGGCTGGCGACCGGGCATAGTCTCGCGGGGTTACGGCTCGAGCGCTGGTAAAGGCCCCGTGCGGGTTAAACCTGCTTCTAGCGCTGATGAGGTAGGTGACGAGCCGTTGCTGCTCGCACGACGCACCGCCGCCCCGGTCTATGTTGGCGCTGATCGACCGGCGGCGGTAGCTGCTGCAGCTACGCAGGCAGGGTGCGATATAGTCGTAAGTGACGATGGCCTGCAGCACTACAGGATGCAGCGCAGCATGGAGATAGCGGTTATTGATGGTGAGCGTAGGCTTGGTAACGGCCGCCTGCTGCCCGCCGGCCCCCTGCGCGAAAGGGCTCAGCGCCTTGATGAGGTCGATCTGGTTGTGGTCAACACCGCCGAACCCAGTGAGGAGGAGGTTTCATTCAGCCTAACACCCGGGCGGCCGCAGCCGGTCATCAAAGGGGGAGCTTGCTGGCCTGGTGGCCCAGCCCACGCAGTAGCTGCTATCGGTAATCCGCAGCGCTTTTTCCGTACCTTGGCACAGCTGGGAATTGAGGCCGAGGAGCATCCCTTTGCCGACCACCATAAGTTTGGCGCAAATGACCTAGCATTTGCCGATAACGGTGATAGCAAGCCAATCATCATGACCGAAAAGGACGCGGTGAAGTGTGCTAACCTGCCGCAAAGCGATAGGTGCTGGTATCTGCCGGTTGTGGTCGAACCGAGTAGTGAATTGGCAGAGAAAGTTGATGCGCAACTTCATAAACAATCTACAAGTTATTGA
- the msbA gene encoding lipid A export permease/ATP-binding protein MsbA has translation MSAKADSEVTPPLPDSVAPVAARGTWPTFKRLFIGYVLPHWKLGIIAIVAMLAVAATQTGVVALVRPLLDDGFVEKDAATIRFYAFLLIAFVVFQGVMFFVSHYLKTWIARNLIKQLRGNLHDRLLVMPASVFDKFSSGRLISKLTYEAEQVADSVTKAVLNLIQDGARVVFLVGYMIYLAPLLTLVVATIFPLLAGIMAYVNKRFRKITKKVHSAVGGVGSIAEESVHGHQVIKAFGQQERELRRFEKANEENRRQYMKFLATKHAAVPVTRFLAGIALAGVIYLATIDALVETITVGTFASFAGALMLLNPPIKSLITVNARIQKGLTAAKSVFQVVDTPAEQDNGSISIERAQGRVEVSSLRFSYDGEHEVLRGIDMHAEPGQRVALVGPSGSGKSTFVALIPRFYEPTGGQICLDGVVLHDYRLADLRRQISMVGQNVTLFNASVAENIAFGASDNVSQEQIRQAAQAANALEFIERLPQGFDTHIGEDGVLLSGGQRQRLAIARALLKDAPILILDEATSALDTESEAYIQQALDQLMTGRTTFVIAHRLSTIENADKIIFLEDGQIREQGTHSQLLAKSGRYASFYRMQFEG, from the coding sequence ATGAGCGCAAAAGCGGATAGTGAAGTAACGCCTCCACTCCCTGACTCAGTCGCCCCGGTGGCCGCGCGCGGGACATGGCCAACCTTTAAACGTCTTTTCATCGGCTATGTGCTGCCGCATTGGAAGTTAGGCATTATAGCCATTGTCGCTATGCTCGCCGTAGCCGCTACTCAGACTGGAGTCGTAGCGTTGGTAAGGCCGCTGCTTGACGACGGTTTTGTCGAAAAAGACGCCGCAACGATTCGATTCTATGCCTTTCTGCTGATCGCCTTCGTCGTCTTTCAGGGGGTGATGTTCTTTGTTAGCCACTACCTAAAGACCTGGATCGCGCGTAATCTGATTAAGCAGCTAAGAGGCAATCTCCATGACCGCTTGCTAGTAATGCCGGCGAGCGTCTTCGATAAGTTCTCCTCGGGGCGGTTAATCTCCAAGCTTACCTACGAAGCCGAGCAGGTCGCAGATTCTGTAACCAAGGCCGTACTGAACTTGATTCAAGATGGCGCCCGGGTGGTTTTCTTGGTTGGTTACATGATCTATCTGGCCCCTCTGTTGACCTTGGTAGTTGCCACCATTTTCCCCCTTTTGGCGGGCATCATGGCTTATGTAAATAAGCGGTTTCGCAAGATAACCAAAAAGGTCCATAGCGCTGTTGGCGGGGTGGGTAGCATCGCTGAAGAGAGCGTGCACGGCCATCAGGTCATAAAGGCATTTGGTCAGCAAGAGCGGGAATTGCGCCGGTTCGAAAAGGCCAATGAAGAGAACCGCCGTCAATACATGAAGTTCCTCGCAACCAAGCACGCAGCAGTGCCGGTGACCCGGTTCCTTGCTGGTATAGCACTCGCCGGTGTGATCTATCTAGCTACTATAGACGCCTTAGTGGAGACCATTACTGTCGGGACGTTCGCCTCATTTGCCGGTGCGCTGATGCTTCTTAATCCACCCATTAAGAGCTTGATCACGGTTAATGCGCGAATCCAAAAGGGTTTGACTGCGGCTAAGAGCGTCTTCCAGGTTGTTGACACACCGGCTGAGCAAGATAACGGTAGCATCAGCATAGAGAGAGCTCAGGGCCGTGTTGAGGTGAGCAGCTTACGCTTCTCTTATGATGGTGAGCACGAAGTGCTGCGCGGGATCGATATGCATGCCGAGCCTGGGCAGAGAGTCGCCCTGGTGGGTCCTTCAGGAAGCGGTAAGTCGACATTTGTTGCGCTGATACCGCGATTTTATGAGCCTACCGGTGGGCAGATCTGTCTAGATGGGGTGGTGTTGCACGACTATCGCTTGGCTGATCTGCGTCGTCAGATCTCCATGGTCGGTCAGAACGTAACCCTATTCAACGCCAGTGTAGCCGAAAATATTGCCTTTGGTGCTAGCGATAACGTATCTCAGGAGCAAATCAGGCAGGCGGCTCAAGCGGCAAATGCCTTGGAGTTTATAGAGCGCTTGCCGCAGGGGTTTGATACCCATATCGGCGAGGACGGAGTGTTGCTCTCGGGTGGTCAGCGTCAGCGTCTGGCCATTGCCCGGGCCCTGCTTAAAGATGCGCCCATACTTATCCTCGATGAGGCAACGTCAGCGCTGGATACCGAATCGGAGGCCTACATCCAGCAGGCGCTTGATCAGTTGATGACAGGGCGGACGACTTTTGTCATTGCTCACCGTCTGTCGACTATCGAGAATGCCGATAAGATAATCTTTCTCGAAGATGGGCAGATAAGGGAGCAGGGCACCCATAGCCAGCTCTTGGCTAAATCTGGCCGCTATGCCAGCTTTTACCGCATGCAGTTTGAGGGTTAG
- a CDS encoding BamA/TamA family outer membrane protein → MNYLSSLSDKCRAVRVALFSALLVFAPLSQAERDSGTIYLPLAFYSPDTGAGISYTMLYFSSRELQTGVSGTDTIRVTALYTQEDQHMASIGASWFIGRGLWKVSNNATTQNFPRDFYGIGATTPEEDEEEYTYERHSNLLALQRWMGNEWYVGGVFEANRSKITEFQDDDQGLIREYYSDNNLEMSDTFHGVGIQINRDSTDAPFFPRHGSKTSLRALAYPEDLGANQAFERYDLSQRLYLPLGREGALALEIQGEYASDGAPIPFLPSLGSGSTLRGYAGGRYMDQLYLSGQAEVRFPIQGRWQGTVFTAAGDVFPDFDDISDDNLKYGVGGGIRYALQQDMRINLRLDIAYGFATGDAEDGESPGVYFNFTEAF, encoded by the coding sequence ATGAATTACCTATCCTCACTCAGTGATAAATGCCGAGCAGTGCGCGTTGCCCTATTCAGCGCCCTGCTCGTCTTCGCCCCACTAAGCCAAGCCGAGAGGGATAGTGGCACGATTTATCTGCCCCTCGCCTTCTACTCCCCGGATACAGGGGCCGGCATTAGCTACACCATGCTCTATTTCTCTTCCCGTGAACTGCAAACGGGGGTTTCGGGCACCGATACTATACGGGTTACCGCTCTTTATACTCAGGAAGATCAGCACATGGCCTCTATTGGTGCATCCTGGTTTATCGGTCGCGGCCTGTGGAAGGTTAGTAATAACGCCACAACCCAAAACTTCCCGCGCGATTTCTACGGTATAGGCGCTACCACGCCCGAGGAAGACGAGGAAGAGTATACCTATGAACGGCATAGCAATCTGCTGGCGCTGCAGCGCTGGATGGGCAATGAGTGGTACGTCGGCGGCGTGTTTGAAGCCAATCGTTCTAAAATCACCGAGTTTCAGGATGATGATCAGGGGCTGATAAGAGAGTATTATTCAGATAACAACCTTGAGATGAGCGACACCTTCCACGGGGTCGGTATCCAGATCAATCGAGATAGCACTGATGCCCCTTTCTTTCCCCGTCATGGCTCCAAGACCAGTCTCAGAGCCCTAGCCTACCCGGAAGATCTCGGCGCTAACCAAGCATTTGAGCGCTACGACCTTTCGCAGCGACTATACCTGCCCCTGGGCCGGGAAGGGGCCTTGGCTTTGGAGATACAAGGTGAGTACGCCTCTGATGGCGCCCCTATTCCTTTCTTGCCTAGTCTTGGCTCTGGGTCCACATTACGAGGTTACGCTGGCGGCAGGTACATGGATCAACTCTACCTCTCTGGGCAGGCCGAGGTGCGCTTCCCTATCCAGGGCCGCTGGCAAGGCACGGTATTTACCGCCGCCGGGGATGTCTTTCCCGACTTTGATGATATATCGGACGACAACCTCAAATACGGCGTAGGCGGCGGCATCAGATACGCCTTACAGCAGGATATGCGCATCAACTTACGCTTGGATATAGCCTACGGGTTTGCTACAGGCGATGCCGAGGACGGCGAGAGCCCCGGGGTCTACTTTAATTTCACCGAAGCTTTTTAG
- a CDS encoding ankyrin repeat domain-containing protein — MSNEGRFKRLLRWFGVHMYRFPVHRAAGKCDCARLDAALAAGKEVNTQKKLGSTPLMVAIAHCSDTAIIDRLIEAGADVNLAKQNGTTPLMVAAQLNQNPEVTRKLIEAGAEVNTAKAKNVIPLMIAAYNNNEKVVEQLLRAGADVKAARSDGVTALMAAAFSKKTEVVKLLLEHGADVNARSESGLDALMIAAEYSYDEQMTRALIDAGADVKAEQENGMTALMIAAKLNEPYIVEMLLNAGADPAHRDSYGKTAYDWAASYNSSVRESDVYERLCLDE; from the coding sequence ATGTCGAATGAGGGAAGATTTAAACGGCTTTTGCGCTGGTTCGGTGTTCACATGTACCGCTTTCCGGTCCACAGGGCAGCGGGAAAATGCGACTGTGCCCGGCTGGATGCCGCTTTGGCTGCAGGCAAAGAGGTAAACACGCAAAAAAAATTAGGCTCGACGCCGTTAATGGTAGCCATTGCCCACTGCAGTGATACAGCAATTATAGATAGGCTTATTGAGGCAGGGGCCGATGTGAATCTGGCCAAACAGAACGGCACCACACCCCTTATGGTGGCAGCGCAGCTCAATCAAAATCCGGAGGTGACGCGAAAGCTTATTGAGGCTGGTGCTGAGGTCAATACAGCAAAGGCAAAGAATGTAATCCCGCTGATGATTGCAGCTTACAATAACAATGAGAAAGTTGTTGAACAGCTGCTGCGCGCCGGGGCGGACGTCAAGGCTGCCCGTAGTGATGGGGTGACTGCCCTGATGGCAGCTGCATTCAGCAAAAAAACCGAAGTCGTTAAGCTTTTACTCGAACACGGCGCGGACGTTAATGCCCGTAGCGAATCAGGGCTTGATGCGCTGATGATCGCTGCCGAGTATAGCTATGATGAGCAGATGACCAGGGCGTTAATAGATGCTGGTGCCGATGTGAAAGCCGAGCAAGAAAATGGCATGACCGCATTGATGATCGCCGCCAAGCTAAATGAGCCGTATATCGTTGAAATGCTTTTAAATGCCGGCGCCGATCCTGCTCACCGGGATAGCTATGGTAAAACTGCCTACGATTGGGCCGCTTCATATAACTCATCTGTGCGGGAGTCAGATGTCTATGAGCGTTTGTGTTTAGACGAATAG
- a CDS encoding addiction module protein → MNIKDLIQDAEALPVEERALVVDSLLRSLNPPESKIDEKWAAVTAKRLKEVRSGAVESVPGEEVFARIWRDRAE, encoded by the coding sequence ATGAATATCAAAGATCTGATTCAGGATGCAGAGGCTCTTCCGGTGGAGGAGAGGGCGCTCGTAGTTGATTCGCTCCTTCGCAGCCTAAATCCGCCGGAATCGAAGATTGATGAGAAGTGGGCGGCGGTGACAGCTAAGCGTTTGAAAGAGGTTCGCTCCGGAGCGGTGGAGAGCGTTCCTGGTGAAGAGGTGTTTGCAAGGATCTGGAGGGACCGGGCTGAATGA
- the kdsB gene encoding 3-deoxy-manno-octulosonate cytidylyltransferase → MSTASVAFIVVIPARYAASRLPGKPLLEVGGLPIIEHVYRRATASGAQQVVVATDDERIEKTCHGFGAQVLTTSPDHSSGTERIAEVVDRLGIPDESIVVNLQGDEPLMPPDLPALAASRLAQDSDADISTLAVPIETAAELKDPSAVKVVCDNRGRALYFSRAPIPWEREAMLQISDAQVNAGNWLRHLGLYAYRAGFLRCYPNLEPAPAERLEQLEQLRALWHGYSIQVAVTRQRPGPGVDTADDIEVVGRLLKDYQS, encoded by the coding sequence ATGTCTACGGCAAGCGTCGCCTTTATAGTTGTTATTCCAGCCCGCTATGCAGCTAGCCGCCTACCAGGTAAACCTTTGCTTGAGGTTGGTGGTTTACCGATTATTGAGCATGTCTACCGGCGCGCCACGGCGAGCGGTGCCCAACAGGTGGTGGTTGCCACAGATGATGAGCGCATAGAGAAGACTTGTCACGGGTTTGGCGCCCAAGTTTTAACAACCAGTCCAGATCATAGCAGTGGCACCGAGCGCATTGCCGAGGTGGTCGATAGGCTCGGTATTCCTGATGAGAGCATTGTAGTTAACCTACAAGGCGACGAACCGCTCATGCCGCCCGATTTGCCTGCCTTAGCGGCATCACGATTGGCTCAAGATAGCGATGCGGATATTTCTACCCTCGCGGTGCCTATTGAAACTGCCGCCGAGCTAAAAGATCCATCAGCGGTGAAGGTTGTATGCGATAACCGGGGCCGCGCTCTCTACTTTAGTCGTGCACCTATCCCCTGGGAACGCGAGGCGATGCTGCAGATCAGCGATGCTCAGGTCAATGCCGGTAACTGGCTGCGTCATTTGGGTCTCTATGCTTATCGGGCTGGCTTCCTGCGCTGCTATCCGAATCTAGAGCCAGCCCCAGCCGAGCGCTTAGAGCAGTTAGAGCAGTTGCGTGCCCTGTGGCACGGATACTCAATACAGGTGGCCGTCACCCGGCAGAGGCCGGGGCCGGGGGTGGATACAGCTGATGATATCGAGGTGGTTGGCAGATTGCTCAAGGATTACCAAAGCTAG
- a CDS encoding PP2C family protein-serine/threonine phosphatase, with product MLQAPLPNDEERRLSALYEYRILDTPAEEAFDRVIRLVCRLFSVPMATITLVDRDRQWFKSSCGVDACETERGISFCGHVVFQGAPLIVPDTHEDPRFADNPLVTGPPHVRFYAGVPLTTYDGLHIGVLCVQDKQPRPQGISADELANLTELAAMTLDELELRKAKSQVDAEQEIARRVINCATQNEVLGNPGVRHYYRPAERLSGDLLLAGRRSSDGALLFLLGDFTGHGIGAAVGVPALAGKFYDQIELGVGSEQILGRLNDHLHKHLPPDMFLTAALIEVSLRDDGIHLAIWNAGLPSILLISAQGQATHFASEGLPLGIVSSTSIQAAGLEYHLPPAKSRLYACSDGVVESRTADGSMLAIEGLENTLCDSPSEARFDAVVKLMEDAREHNSRDIDDITFLELDFDNLSAMLSQQ from the coding sequence ATGTTACAAGCCCCCCTACCCAATGATGAAGAGCGTCGCCTGTCGGCGCTGTATGAATACCGCATACTCGACACCCCGGCTGAAGAGGCCTTTGACAGGGTTATAAGGCTTGTATGTCGGCTCTTTTCAGTCCCGATGGCGACCATTACCTTGGTCGATCGCGACCGGCAGTGGTTCAAATCCTCGTGCGGAGTGGATGCTTGTGAAACCGAGCGGGGCATCTCGTTCTGCGGTCATGTCGTCTTCCAGGGCGCCCCGCTGATAGTCCCCGACACCCACGAAGACCCCCGCTTTGCCGATAATCCTTTAGTCACCGGCCCTCCTCATGTTCGCTTTTACGCCGGCGTCCCCCTGACGACATACGACGGCCTGCATATCGGCGTGCTCTGCGTGCAGGACAAACAGCCCCGGCCACAGGGTATCAGCGCTGACGAGCTCGCTAACCTGACTGAACTCGCCGCGATGACCCTGGACGAACTGGAATTGCGCAAGGCAAAGAGCCAAGTCGATGCCGAGCAGGAGATTGCCCGCCGAGTCATAAATTGCGCGACCCAAAACGAGGTGCTGGGCAACCCCGGGGTGAGGCACTACTACCGGCCCGCCGAGCGCCTCAGTGGCGATCTGCTTCTGGCTGGCAGGCGTTCCTCTGACGGTGCCCTACTTTTTTTGCTCGGTGATTTCACCGGCCACGGCATCGGCGCAGCAGTTGGAGTTCCCGCCCTAGCCGGCAAATTCTACGACCAGATCGAGTTAGGGGTAGGATCGGAGCAGATCCTGGGTAGGCTCAACGATCACCTGCACAAGCACCTGCCCCCCGATATGTTTCTAACCGCAGCTTTAATCGAGGTCAGCCTGCGTGATGACGGTATCCATCTGGCCATATGGAACGCCGGCTTGCCGAGCATATTGCTGATCTCTGCACAGGGCCAAGCTACCCACTTCGCCTCCGAGGGGCTACCGCTGGGAATCGTATCATCGACTAGCATCCAAGCAGCCGGATTAGAGTACCATTTACCGCCGGCCAAATCGCGCCTCTACGCATGCTCGGATGGAGTTGTTGAGTCGCGCACGGCAGATGGCAGTATGCTGGCTATAGAGGGCCTGGAGAATACTCTATGCGATAGCCCTAGCGAGGCGCGTTTCGATGCGGTAGTAAAGCTCATGGAGGATGCGCGCGAGCACAACAGCCGCGACATTGATGACATAACCTTCCTTGAGCTTGATTTTGATAATCTATCGGCGATGCTAAGTCAGCAGTAG
- a CDS encoding addiction module antidote protein has translation MSDKIYDYDPAAALESDEAIAVFLADALETGDAAHIAKAIGVVARARGMTELARETGLSREQLYRSFSEQGNPTLKNMLAVMRALGVDLTARPHDEKPTV, from the coding sequence ATGAGTGACAAGATTTACGACTACGACCCGGCGGCGGCCCTGGAGAGTGATGAGGCCATTGCGGTGTTTCTTGCCGATGCCCTGGAAACCGGGGATGCCGCTCACATTGCGAAGGCGATCGGCGTCGTGGCTCGTGCCAGGGGCATGACGGAATTGGCCCGTGAAACCGGCCTTTCCCGCGAGCAGCTTTACCGCTCATTCAGTGAACAAGGCAACCCGACTCTGAAAAACATGCTTGCAGTGATGCGTGCTTTGGGCGTGGACTTGACAGCACGGCCCCACGACGAAAAGCCCACTGTCTAA
- a CDS encoding ExbD/TolR family protein encodes MNLRRRSRNDEPDINLTPLIDVVFLLLIFFMVTTTFVHQTGLDITLPEADTERTDTPPDLLEISIDEGGEYYVAGEALVNRELDTLMRAIREALEDQEVSGVVIRADADAPHRALVRAMDGVGQLGISRVSIATIEPEQ; translated from the coding sequence TTGAATCTGCGTCGGCGTAGCCGCAATGACGAGCCCGACATCAATCTAACGCCACTTATCGATGTCGTCTTCCTGCTGCTTATATTCTTCATGGTGACCACAACCTTCGTCCATCAAACAGGCTTGGATATAACCCTCCCGGAAGCCGACACAGAAAGGACTGATACACCTCCCGACTTGTTGGAGATAAGCATCGATGAGGGTGGTGAGTACTATGTCGCAGGAGAGGCCTTAGTTAACCGCGAGCTGGATACATTGATGCGCGCCATCCGTGAAGCCTTGGAAGACCAAGAGGTGAGCGGTGTGGTTATCCGTGCTGACGCTGATGCTCCGCACAGGGCGTTAGTCCGAGCTATGGATGGTGTCGGGCAGTTGGGTATAAGCCGAGTCTCTATCGCTACCATAGAGCCTGAGCAGTAA
- a CDS encoding MotA/TolQ/ExbB proton channel family protein — MLELIQAGGWLMLPILACSVVALAIIVERFWTLRQNRILPEALRGRAWRLAYEKQLEERYLEALKESSPLGRILAAGLYALPHGRSAMAEAVEDAGRHEAHRLERYLNTLGTIAAISPLLGLLGTVIGMIKVFGAISAEGMGDMPALSGGIAEALITTASGITVAIPALIAYRYLRGLVDARVVEMEQEAMLLIEAGSSVSGD, encoded by the coding sequence ATGCTTGAGCTGATTCAGGCTGGCGGTTGGTTAATGTTGCCAATCCTGGCTTGCTCCGTGGTCGCCTTGGCGATAATAGTTGAAAGATTTTGGACTTTGCGCCAGAACCGCATCCTGCCCGAGGCCCTGCGCGGTCGTGCCTGGCGGCTTGCCTACGAGAAGCAGCTAGAGGAGCGTTACCTCGAAGCGCTGAAAGAGAGTTCGCCCCTGGGCAGGATCCTTGCGGCCGGCCTATATGCCTTGCCTCATGGCCGCTCGGCTATGGCCGAAGCGGTCGAGGATGCAGGAAGACACGAGGCTCACCGTCTTGAGCGATATCTAAATACCCTCGGCACAATAGCTGCTATAAGCCCCTTGTTAGGCCTGCTTGGCACCGTGATCGGCATGATCAAGGTCTTTGGTGCTATTAGTGCTGAGGGCATGGGCGACATGCCGGCCTTATCCGGAGGGATAGCAGAAGCCCTTATCACCACCGCCTCGGGGATTACGGTAGCTATACCGGCACTTATCGCTTATCGCTACCTGCGTGGTCTAGTCGACGCGCGGGTGGTTGAGATGGAGCAAGAGGCGATGCTGCTCATTGAGGCCGGTTCCAGTGTCTCGGGTGATTGA
- the tnpA gene encoding IS200/IS605 family transposase: protein MAGVIDGLGTLRGRHSGEGLQAPVEPDHLHLLLELTPRTAPSAFVNNLKTVTSRLIRKEFGEHLQQYYWRKPVFWSRSYCIITVGGAPLSVLKQYIEQQKAPE, encoded by the coding sequence GTGGCGGGGGTTATCGATGGTCTCGGCACCTTGCGCGGTCGCCACAGTGGCGAAGGTCTCCAAGCCCCAGTCGAGCCCGACCATCTGCACCTGCTCTTGGAGTTGACGCCGCGCACCGCCCCCTCCGCCTTCGTCAACAATCTAAAGACGGTGACCTCCCGGCTCATCCGCAAGGAGTTCGGGGAGCATCTTCAACAGTATTACTGGCGCAAACCGGTATTCTGGAGTCGCAGCTACTGCATCATTACCGTCGGTGGTGCGCCGCTGTCGGTCTTGAAGCAGTACATCGAACAACAGAAAGCCCCAGAGTAA
- a CDS encoding H-NS family nucleoid-associated regulatory protein, translating to MSAEALEKIEHAVQHLDLNELDTAKRVIEREHKQREKEARKQAQAEMKAVAEKYGVSLHEIVAGQTKSSGGSKGKVPPKYCHPEDPDKTWTGRGRRPHWVQNWLDAGGDLEDLRI from the coding sequence ATGAGCGCAGAAGCACTTGAAAAAATCGAACACGCGGTTCAACACCTAGATCTTAATGAGCTAGATACGGCCAAACGCGTCATTGAGCGCGAGCATAAACAGCGCGAGAAAGAGGCGCGCAAGCAGGCTCAGGCTGAGATGAAGGCGGTGGCCGAGAAATACGGCGTTAGTTTACATGAGATAGTAGCCGGACAGACAAAATCTAGCGGTGGCAGCAAAGGTAAAGTGCCGCCGAAATACTGCCACCCTGAAGATCCTGATAAGACCTGGACTGGTCGTGGCAGGCGCCCACATTGGGTACAGAACTGGCTTGATGCCGGCGGCGATCTGGAAGACCTGCGGATATAA
- a CDS encoding RNA-guided endonuclease InsQ/TnpB family protein — protein MATAQGAETIDNPRHLAGTLDAIRGVQREISRKEEAAKKASGRSRGFPISNRLRKAYDELRRLHRKVANQRHDFLHQVSARLINEFSALGLEALSIRNMTANGGQYKRGLNRSILDAAGGAFHQLLKLKAEEAGAWAVEAPTRQIKPSQTCHACGQQEKKPLGQRWHSCPCGASCSRDENAARVLLAWLERSLSGREPADAWREVRPGHPLDESALPSKRETHAIA, from the coding sequence GTGGCGACCGCGCAAGGTGCCGAGACCATCGATAACCCCCGCCACCTTGCCGGCACCTTGGATGCCATCCGTGGCGTACAGCGCGAGATCTCCCGCAAGGAGGAGGCGGCCAAGAAGGCGTCGGGTAGGAGTCGGGGCTTCCCCATCTCCAACCGGTTGCGCAAGGCGTACGATGAGTTGCGCCGGCTGCACCGTAAGGTGGCCAATCAGCGCCACGACTTTCTCCATCAGGTCTCTGCCCGACTGATCAACGAGTTTAGTGCTTTGGGCCTAGAGGCGCTGAGCATTCGAAACATGACCGCTAACGGCGGTCAATATAAACGGGGCTTGAATCGCAGTATTCTTGATGCCGCTGGCGGGGCCTTCCATCAATTGCTCAAGCTCAAAGCGGAAGAAGCTGGTGCTTGGGCGGTGGAGGCCCCGACGCGGCAGATCAAGCCCTCACAGACCTGTCACGCCTGCGGGCAGCAGGAGAAGAAACCGCTCGGCCAGCGCTGGCACAGCTGCCCTTGCGGCGCGTCCTGTTCACGGGACGAGAACGCCGCTCGGGTGCTGTTGGCTTGGCTGGAGCGGAGTTTATCCGGTCGGGAACCGGCCGATGCGTGGAGGGAGGTCAGACCGGGTCATCCTTTGGATGAATCGGCACTCCCGTCGAAGCGCGAAACTCACGCCATAGCGTAA